The following coding sequences lie in one Myxococcus xanthus genomic window:
- a CDS encoding aquaporin: MTHAFQSPAAPDDVARMNRSRRLVVEALGCGLLVVALEGAHHGAEHLGVSATDGRLFMSLAAGAVLACLAFVLQPLTGAHFNPALTFADALEDGTPWRDVPLYVLAQVGGAVAGRLVAHVMCHEPMLVAAREPAASSAQFVTELVSTFGLLVMVRGCVRNRPAAIPLVVAGYLAATVWFTDSRALANPALILARAFSTRPSAMHPMDVESIIAAQLLGAALAVLLFRWLQRAPRMKQARVWSIVFECSQPEVAQQAVGIFNHLASPQRARATAQWRASEDTDLPPLIIRLVLAGESPAPSQLGGVSWQLPVSADAVTTEEPRLRAELRAPIHQLLRNRGWLRLYAVGDAAREGPGGPRP; the protein is encoded by the coding sequence GTGACGCACGCATTCCAATCCCCTGCCGCGCCGGATGACGTGGCCCGGATGAACCGCTCCCGGCGGCTCGTGGTGGAGGCGCTGGGGTGTGGCCTGCTCGTGGTGGCCCTGGAGGGTGCCCACCACGGCGCCGAGCACCTGGGCGTGAGCGCCACGGATGGACGTCTCTTCATGTCCCTGGCGGCGGGCGCGGTACTGGCATGCCTGGCCTTCGTGCTTCAGCCGCTCACGGGCGCGCACTTCAATCCCGCGCTCACCTTCGCGGATGCGCTCGAAGACGGCACCCCGTGGCGTGACGTTCCCCTGTACGTGCTGGCCCAGGTGGGAGGCGCCGTCGCGGGCCGGTTGGTGGCCCACGTCATGTGCCATGAGCCGATGCTCGTCGCCGCGCGTGAGCCCGCGGCCAGCTCGGCGCAGTTCGTCACGGAGCTGGTGTCCACCTTCGGGTTGCTCGTCATGGTGCGCGGCTGCGTGCGGAATCGCCCCGCTGCGATTCCTCTGGTGGTCGCCGGCTATCTGGCCGCCACCGTCTGGTTCACCGACTCCCGTGCCCTGGCGAATCCGGCGCTCATCCTCGCCCGGGCGTTCAGCACCCGCCCCAGCGCCATGCACCCCATGGATGTGGAGTCCATCATCGCCGCGCAGTTGCTGGGCGCCGCGCTCGCGGTGCTGCTCTTCCGCTGGTTGCAGCGGGCGCCGCGAATGAAGCAGGCCCGCGTCTGGTCCATCGTCTTCGAATGCTCACAGCCGGAGGTCGCGCAGCAGGCCGTGGGCATCTTCAACCACCTGGCCTCGCCGCAGCGCGCACGGGCCACGGCGCAATGGCGCGCCAGCGAGGACACGGACCTGCCACCGCTCATCATCCGGCTGGTGCTCGCGGGCGAATCCCCCGCGCCATCGCAGCTCGGCGGTGTCTCCTGGCAACTGCCAGTCTCCGCCGACGCGGTGACCACCGAGGAACCCCGGCTCCGCGCGGAGCTCCGAGCCCCCATCCACCAACTCCTCCGAAACCGGGGATGGCTGCGGCTCTACGCTGTCGGCGACGCGGCGCGGGAAGGTCCGGGCGGGCCGCGGCCCTAA
- a CDS encoding TenA family transcriptional regulator, whose product MGAPSLVRNLKLRQYIAGLKAAWNALDAPYLCALRDGTFAREDFVETQLQFFSAVAHFSRPMAMLVSRLPHPNQRLPLVENIFDEHGRGTLAHGHERTFHLLLARLGVETARAERHGTWPEVRAFNVALTGIAAFEGPLTGLAVFGIIEDLFSGISLELGRGIVARGWLQHGEVVHYPTHADLDEEHAEGFYRQLDVPYETEAGAAEIEQGLALGGHLFLGLYDGLFRARHRRLA is encoded by the coding sequence ATGGGTGCACCTTCCCTCGTCCGAAATCTGAAGCTGCGTCAGTACATCGCCGGACTCAAGGCGGCGTGGAACGCGTTGGACGCGCCCTACCTGTGTGCGCTGAGAGACGGCACCTTCGCGCGGGAGGACTTCGTCGAGACGCAGCTCCAGTTCTTCTCCGCGGTGGCGCACTTCTCCAGGCCCATGGCGATGCTCGTCAGCCGTCTGCCACATCCCAACCAGCGGTTGCCGCTGGTGGAGAACATCTTCGACGAGCACGGCCGCGGCACGTTGGCTCACGGCCACGAACGCACGTTCCACTTGCTCCTCGCGCGCCTGGGAGTTGAGACGGCTCGCGCGGAGCGACATGGGACATGGCCGGAGGTGCGTGCCTTCAACGTCGCACTCACGGGCATCGCCGCGTTCGAGGGGCCGCTCACCGGGCTGGCCGTGTTCGGCATCATCGAGGACCTGTTCAGTGGCATCTCCCTGGAACTGGGACGCGGCATCGTCGCGCGGGGCTGGCTCCAGCATGGCGAGGTGGTGCACTACCCCACGCACGCGGACCTCGACGAGGAGCACGCGGAAGGCTTCTACCGGCAGCTCGATGTGCCCTACGAGACGGAGGCGGGGGCGGCCGAGATTGAGCAGGGCCTGGCGCTGGGCGGGCACCTCTTCCTGGGCCTGTACGACGGCCTGTTCCGGGCGCGTCACCGCCGGCTGGCTTAG
- a CDS encoding GNAT family N-acetyltransferase: MSDVRFIVARPDSLGPYVERLRLLEREILYPLADGADHFFIDHGPGYHPFFSSMGEAYFLLALRGDDLLGSVTGVLRPVWHGSRKVDALYICDLKLAKHARGSGLSTKLLLQGLKHLFLIPPLRRIRFLYGAAMRGARGDVMRIARGWNPLRMGRPASRLALYFVPPSRLEALDTRRAPPRPTGAGLRLGPAPARTLEGAGWCTTAGDKDLQRLSTGRPWPLVHLAAPPEAWTHGWGEYLRTCGVELAARGGEALTCFSIDERLEDHVRWLREVGIAQDSVCTVYSLDLSFPVRAPAWVHLPSSEI, from the coding sequence ATGAGTGACGTGCGCTTCATCGTTGCCCGGCCCGACTCGCTCGGGCCCTACGTCGAGCGGCTGCGCCTGCTGGAGCGCGAAATCCTCTATCCGCTCGCGGATGGAGCCGACCACTTCTTCATCGACCATGGGCCCGGGTACCACCCGTTCTTCTCCTCCATGGGAGAGGCGTACTTCCTTCTGGCGCTCCGTGGCGACGACTTGCTCGGTTCCGTGACGGGGGTCTTGCGTCCGGTGTGGCACGGGTCGCGAAAGGTGGACGCGCTCTACATCTGCGACCTCAAGCTGGCGAAGCACGCGCGGGGCTCCGGGCTCTCCACGAAGCTCCTGCTTCAGGGCCTCAAGCACCTCTTCCTCATTCCCCCGCTGCGCCGGATTCGTTTCCTCTACGGCGCGGCCATGCGCGGCGCCCGGGGCGACGTGATGCGTATCGCCCGAGGCTGGAACCCGCTGCGCATGGGACGTCCGGCGAGCCGGCTCGCGCTCTACTTCGTACCGCCCTCGCGGCTCGAGGCGTTGGATACCCGGCGTGCGCCCCCGCGTCCCACGGGAGCGGGGCTCCGCCTGGGACCCGCTCCCGCCAGGACGCTGGAAGGGGCGGGGTGGTGCACCACGGCGGGGGACAAGGACCTTCAGCGGCTGTCCACGGGACGCCCGTGGCCACTGGTCCACCTGGCGGCACCGCCCGAAGCCTGGACGCACGGCTGGGGCGAGTACCTTCGTACCTGCGGTGTGGAGTTGGCGGCGCGCGGGGGCGAGGCGCTCACCTGTTTCAGCATCGACGAGCGGCTGGAGGACCATGTCCGCTGGCTGCGTGAGGTGGGCATCGCCCAGGATTCGGTGTGCACCGTCTATTCTCTCGACCTCTCCTTTCCAGTCAGAGCGCCAGCATGGGTGCACCTTCCCTCGTCCGAAATCTGA
- a CDS encoding DUF3419 family protein, translating to MEPGLVSTPPLRLKFAVVREDAALELALVERTRARAVLTVASGGCTLLTLARRHPALELVGFDFNPRQLAHVREKAEGLGRLPLARYSVEEEDTTALNQRGEFEGLFRTLRRFIEEFVAPAHELAAFFAPATTASQRREVCARWFASPYWPVAFELALAAPLLNTMFGPAATQHAEPGSYPGYFQAVFERGLQREDAPRNPFLQHVLLGGYLREDAPEYLRAEGPLALTLVQGSLPDVPRLDRFDVISLSNIFDWSEDALVAEWAGLLAREARPGCAVLIRQLNNRRDLRRFFQPAFEFDDALGAELLARDRSLFYERIEVGFRVPDSP from the coding sequence ATGGAACCTGGCTTGGTTTCGACGCCGCCCCTTCGCTTGAAGTTCGCCGTTGTCCGGGAGGATGCCGCGCTGGAACTGGCGCTCGTCGAGCGCACGCGGGCACGGGCCGTGCTCACGGTGGCCTCGGGAGGTTGCACACTCCTCACCCTGGCGCGGCGCCATCCAGCGCTCGAACTGGTGGGCTTCGATTTCAACCCGCGTCAGCTCGCGCATGTCCGGGAGAAGGCGGAGGGGCTCGGTCGCCTTCCGCTGGCGCGTTACAGCGTGGAAGAGGAGGACACCACGGCTCTGAATCAGCGCGGCGAATTCGAGGGGCTCTTCCGCACGCTCCGCCGGTTCATCGAGGAGTTCGTCGCGCCCGCGCATGAACTCGCCGCCTTCTTCGCGCCGGCCACCACGGCCTCACAACGCCGGGAGGTCTGTGCCCGCTGGTTCGCTTCGCCCTACTGGCCCGTGGCCTTCGAGCTGGCCCTGGCGGCGCCGCTGCTGAACACCATGTTCGGTCCCGCGGCGACACAACATGCCGAGCCCGGCTCGTATCCTGGCTATTTCCAGGCGGTCTTCGAACGCGGGCTCCAGCGCGAGGATGCGCCTCGAAATCCCTTCCTCCAGCACGTGCTGCTCGGCGGGTACCTGCGTGAGGATGCCCCCGAGTATCTCCGGGCCGAAGGCCCGCTGGCGCTGACGCTCGTCCAGGGCTCGTTGCCGGATGTGCCGCGCCTGGACCGCTTCGACGTCATCTCGCTCTCCAACATCTTCGACTGGTCGGAAGACGCGCTGGTGGCGGAGTGGGCAGGTTTACTCGCGCGTGAGGCGCGGCCCGGTTGCGCCGTCCTCATCCGTCAGCTCAACAACCGCCGGGACCTTCGCCGCTTCTTCCAGCCTGCCTTCGAGTTCGATGACGCGCTCGGCGCGGAGTTGCTTGCCAGGGACAGGAGCCTGTTCTACGAGCGCATCGAGGTCGGCTTCCGCGTGCCAGACAGCCCATGA
- a CDS encoding fatty acid desaturase family protein produces MPLATESLTPSQLRELEQVDARHVPRLAVFLLFYLGAAALSVVLAARDAAWTDWLARAPLYLIAAASLHGISLFTHEAVHGGLARRPWLNRLGGIACALPVLQNYAAYKVLHLKHHADLGGGKDPDHYANYTGRRWLELLMHVGRLLLGYPAYITMIPILGWRQGTAAERRWVLFEVALAVAGLTAAVIFIPGQVLLHAWAIPMLLLNTLVNVRGMSQHTFLPESTHPVRGSRTILSNPVTRFFMCNENYHLEHHLYPRVPWYNLPELHRTLRADLVAQGAPFIPSYFSFVRGVLSGSLIRGAKPATPNA; encoded by the coding sequence ATGCCGCTCGCGACAGAATCCCTCACCCCTTCGCAGTTGCGTGAATTGGAGCAGGTCGATGCGCGGCACGTTCCGCGGCTCGCCGTGTTCCTCCTGTTCTACCTCGGCGCGGCGGCGCTGTCCGTGGTGCTCGCGGCGCGGGACGCGGCCTGGACAGACTGGCTCGCTCGCGCCCCGCTGTACCTCATCGCCGCGGCGTCGTTGCATGGCATCAGCCTGTTCACCCACGAGGCCGTCCACGGTGGCCTCGCGCGGCGGCCCTGGTTGAACCGGCTGGGTGGCATCGCCTGCGCGCTCCCGGTGTTGCAGAACTACGCGGCCTACAAGGTGCTGCACCTGAAGCACCATGCCGACCTGGGCGGCGGGAAGGACCCGGACCACTACGCCAACTACACGGGTCGGCGCTGGCTGGAGCTGTTGATGCATGTGGGCCGGCTGCTGCTCGGTTACCCCGCGTACATCACGATGATTCCCATCCTGGGCTGGCGGCAGGGGACGGCCGCCGAGCGGCGATGGGTGCTGTTCGAGGTGGCGCTGGCCGTCGCGGGCCTGACGGCCGCGGTCATCTTCATCCCCGGACAGGTGCTGCTCCATGCATGGGCGATTCCGATGCTCCTCCTCAACACCCTGGTCAACGTCCGGGGCATGAGCCAGCACACCTTCCTGCCAGAGAGCACGCACCCGGTCCGAGGCTCCCGGACCATCCTGTCGAACCCGGTGACGCGCTTCTTCATGTGCAACGAGAACTACCACCTGGAGCACCACCTGTATCCCCGCGTGCCCTGGTACAACCTGCCCGAGCTGCACCGGACGCTGCGCGCGGACCTCGTCGCGCAGGGGGCCCCCTTCATCCCGTCCTACTTCTCGTTCGTACGCGGCGTCCTCTCCGGTTCGCTCATCCGAGGGGCGAAACCCGCCACGCCCAATGCCTGA